A window of Euwallacea similis isolate ESF13 chromosome 10, ESF131.1, whole genome shotgun sequence contains these coding sequences:
- the LOC136411906 gene encoding adenylate cyclase type 2-like, giving the protein MFEARQISKTSISLISDEDDELFEPNEEEFEAYEEKKWSRSHLRTKFQSLELHNLFRKYTDKINFGYFSLFLILTFLLFFTHLVLLLIENIDSKEEIVAVLPDLIVYSLVILLALTGFILLEVINRQQQKWTYTCLTSFIIIFVANFGLPLYHDLRKTADLYTYMPAYTFLLVISCYMFFGVEKNWVACSLGVAVSCVHVLILALNTYKRSDKLVERVFSDIIFLTCFNGLGLYIRYLNEIVQRKSFLDRRDCIESTFQLRNEKKQEEQLMASIIPAPLINKVRQNYLRSQENFQKFGRIGQFEKPEDLLETHEGVTILFADIVNYTYITNQLNVHDLLETLNELFGRFDDASDRLKVIRIKFLGDCYYCVSGLPPDAPSNPAEACVDLGLAMIKIIADVREKNNLDIDMRIGIHTGRTISGIIGKVKYQFDIWSKDVDIANKMESEGSAGKVHITSATKALLQKNYNIVETEKGETVPQFKQHNLKTFLVSPFQNEEEVLLAGSEPASSALRTSLFRKNGSLSLLNHLPVSAPIAEGPRDTLTLIESNNIDQDLRRRSPYVSADPKRSMVFQRRASQRFRATEDRRLTGEVKRRTAFMSSNFKRYMERTEEVATEMEKTIDDMSFSKRDQYVAKGTEINSLLIFKDKKNELQYVKMKDPMFKYYVSSQVVLILCVYLIQNLTLDSRAWLRYEFIISQLILMLILLPSTWTYYLYLRFYTQFVDTPPQNPVVRFFYNTSKYITYNFWARLIIYTLVWMLCLSCVFLEVWSCHNESMKESNPANYEHCITPWHMTESCALALIMTFLFLKIFLWIKFFYALLTTVAYSYCVLYFVTPIYYKNSETFNPHLSPQVSHVLSVVFLMLTLHLIDRQTDYMNRLDFLWTSKLLEEKRKANEQQAVNTNMLINILPKHVAKIYLDVNKEMNDLYFETHHNAAVMFASMIFDEVYTENEMSFLTVMNQYITIIDTLINRKEFSKVEKIKIAKWTYMAACGLTIPGENEQETHHTNSTLEVLLNFASTMFKQFHEHNNLFVQFNLRIGICHGPIVAGVVGSKKPLYDIWGNAVNMASRMDSTGSAGHIQVLEETAIEVEKLGYKCVPRGMRTVKGVGEMPTFFVELDREFNLVRKPPEVS; this is encoded by the exons ATGTTCGAAGCAAGACAGATATCGAAGACTTCAATCAGCCTCATAAGCGATGAAGACGACGAACTCTTCGAACCGAACGAAGAGGAATTTGAGGCCTACGAGGAGAAAAAGTGGTCGAGGAGCCATTTACGG ACAAAATTTCAATCCCTGGAGCTTCACAACCTCTTCAGAAAGTACACTGATAAAATCAACTTCGGATACTTCTCCCTCTTCCTCATACTCACTTTCCTCCTCTTCTTTACACACCTGGTGCTCCTACTCATCGAGAACATCGATAGTAAG GAGGAGATTgtagcagtgttgccagacCTGATTGTTTACTCCTTAGTGATCCTCCTGGCACTCACAGGCTTCATCCTCCTCGAAGTAATCAATCGCCAGCAGCAAAAATGGACCTACACCTGCCTCACATCCTTCATAATCATTTTCGTGGCTAATTTCGGGTTACCATTGTATCACGACCTCAGGAAAACCGCAGACTTGTACACGTACATGCCAGCCTATACATTCCTGCTTGTAATCAGTTGCTACATGTTCTTTGGGGTGGAAAAGAACTGGGTTGCCTGCTCCCTGGGCGTTGCGGTGTCTTGTGTACACGTGTTGATTCTAGCTCTGAACACTTACAAGCGATCTGATAAATTAGTGGAAAGA GTTTTTTCagatataatttttctaaCATGTTTCAACGGCCTCGGTCTATACATCCGCTATTTAAACGAAATCGTCCAGAGGAAGAGTTTCCTGGACAGACGCGACTGCATTGAGAGCACCTTTCAGCTTCGCAACGAGAAAAAACAAGAA GAACAACTTATGGCCAGCATCATTCCTGCGCCTCTAATCAACAAAGTGCGCCAGAACTATTTGAGAAGCCAGGAGAACTTTCAGAAGTTTGGCAGAATTGGCCAATTTGAAAAGCC GGAGGATCTCTTAGAAACCCACGAGGGAGTCACTATTCTGTTTGCTGATATTGTGAACTATACTTACATAACCAACCAGCTGAATGTGCATGATTTGCTGGAGACTCTAAACGAGTTATTTGGGAGGTTTGATGATGCTTCAGAT AGGTTGAAAGTTAttcgaattaaatttcttgGGGATTGTTATTATTGCGTATCGGGGCTTCCCCCAGATGCTCCTAGTAATCCTGCGGAAGCATGCGTAGATCTCGGACTGGCCATGATCAAAATCATTGCTGATGTTAG GGAAAAGAATAATTTGGATATAGATATGAGAATTGGTATCCATACTGGGCGGACAATAAGCGGCATCATCGGTAAAGTCAAATATCAGTTCGACATTTGGTCTAAAGACGTTGATATTGCTAATAAAATGGAAAGCGAGGGGTCCGCCGG CAAGGTGCATATAACGAGCGCCACTAAAGCGCTACTACAGAAAAATTACAACATCGTAGAGACCGAAAAGGGAGAAACTGTGCCTCAGTTTAAGCAGCACAAtctgaaaacatttttggtctcTCCGTTTCAAAATGAAGAGGAAGTTTTATTGGCAGGCTCAGAACCAGCATCTTCAGCTTTGCGAACGTCGTTATTCCGCAAAAACGGCTCCCTTTCTTTGTTGAACCACCTTCCTGTGTCGGCCCCTATCGCCGAGGGACCAAGGGATACTCTCACTCTGATAGAGAGCAATAACATTGATCAAGATCTCCGCAG GCGGTCTCCTTATGTCAGTGCAGATCCCAAGCGTAGTATGGTTTTTCAGAGGAGGGCGAGTCAGAGGTTTCGGGCGACCGAGGATAGGAGGCTGACAGGGGAAGTTAAAAGAAGGACGGCGTTTATGAGTTCCAATTTTAAGAGATACATGGAGAGAACGGAAGAAGTAGCCACGGAGATGGAGAAGACTATTGATGATATGTCGTTTTCGAAGAGGGA TCAATACGTTGCGAAAGGGACCGAGATAAACAGCCTACTTATTTTCAAAGATAAGAAGAACGAGCTGCAGTACGTTAAGATGAAGGATCCCATGTTCAAGTACTACGTCTCGAGTCAAGTGGTGTTGATACTTTGCGTCTACCTGATTCAGAATTTGACGTTAGACAG TCGTGCCTGGCTGCGTTACGAATTTATAATCTCCCAGCTGATTTTGATGTTGATTCTGCTGCCCAGCACGTGGACTTATTACTTGTACCTACGGTTCTACACTCAATTCGTGGACACACCTCCGCAAAACCCGGTTGTGCGCTTCTTTTACAACACTTCTAAGTATATAACATATAATTTCTGGGCAAGACTGATCATCTACACGCTGGTATGGATGCTGTGCCTGTCCTGTGTCTTTCTGGAAGTG TGGTCTTGTCATAACGAGAGCATGAAGGAATCGAATCCAGCCAATTATGAGCATTGCATTACGCCTTGG CATATGACAGAATCTTGCGCATTGGCCCTTATAATGACCTTCCTGTTTCTCAAGATTTTCCTGTGGATTAAATTCTTCTACGCACTATTAACCACAGTGGCTTACAGCTACTGTGTTTTATACTTCGTCACCCCCATTTATTACAAG AACAGCGAAACATTTAACCCGCACTTGTCACCGCAAGTGTCCCACGTCCTCAGCGTGGTCTTCCTGATGTTAACCCTTCATCTAATCGACAGACAGACTGATTACATGAACCGATTGGATTTTCTATGGACTTCGAAACTGCTCGAGGAAAAGCGTAAGGCGAACGAGCAGCAGGCGGTCAACACGAATATGCTAATTAATATCTTGCCCAAACATGTCG CCAAGATTTACCTGGACGTGAATAAGGAGATGAACGATTTGTACTTTGAGACTCATCATAATGCGGCAGTCATGTTCGCTTCGATGATCTTCGACGAGGTTTACACCGAGAACGAAATGAGCTTTCTGACAGTGATGAACCAGTATATCACCATTATTGACACG TTGATAAACCGCAAAGAGTTCTCCAAAGTGGAGAAGATTAAGATCGCCAAATGGACCTACATGGCCGCTTGCGGCCTTACCATTCCCGGAGAGAACGAGCAGGAGACTCATCACACCAATAGTACCCTGGAGGTGCTCCTGAACTTCGCTTCTACTATGTTCAAACAGTTCCATGAGCACAACAACTTATTCGTTCAGTTTAATTTGAGAATCG gGATTTGCCATGGTCCTATAGTGGCAGGCGTGGTGGGTTCTAAGAAGCCTCTGTACGACATTTGGGGGAACGCTGTCAATATGGCCTCCAGGATGGACAGTACTGGAAGTGCTG GTCATATACAGGTTCTGGAGGAGACCGCTATTGAGGTGGAAAAATTGGGTTATAAGTGTGTGCCCCGTGGGATGAGAACGGTGAAAGGAGTGGGGGAGATGCCTACGTTCTTCGTGGAACTCGATAGAGAATTCAATTTGGTCAGGAAGCCGCCGGAGGTCTCGTGA
- the LOC136411387 gene encoding importin-4-like, translating into MEQILAKLLVPNSNTILQGTKELKEAFKKPEAIPALCEVVVTSSNPQIRQSASVLLRRKLGKRRQWNKLNAEVRIRIKQGMLQALMNEREKLVKNAIAQFIGVIGKHEFPDNSWPEVLQFIHTLCSSDNSVDKEMGMYTLSIMTEMSHSSYIVHAESFAILFTTILNGLSHPNTNLAFYTVVTMKNLVPIISGHQQMVNVYHQLLPRILEIINSFVTEDEKKACDTFEIVEELIEYAIAVVAPHVKLIIEMCLHIGSNTGIPMVVQIKAISVIGWLIRAKGKVVQKNKLIEPIIDVLIRLMAQQPDDDGKEEYFLGDPDQFTSITVATQTLDLIALHIPADKVVPYLLTKVEPAIQGGDIYAQKAAYLSLAVLAEGCAERIRTKYLNEFLKCVCSAIHNPNSVVRNAVFFALGQFAEHLQPEISQYASDLLPVLFEYLGQMLKQIEVEKKDPPSLERLFYALETFCENLEDELMPYLPTLMERLFVALHPQCSSIQLKRVALSALGAAATAVKGGIMPYFQKIIQVLNFYINSDPNSEIHQIQCYAIETLAVVAQFVGVENFKPLATDTLHLGMRILDQTQDPDVKKSIYALFAALAIVMKEDLSPVLPKIVQEMIESIQSSEGIVTHYDEEQKEEVDVYGDLSDEEGNGEEDIEGSSTASEDSTQCRYSVENSYNEEKELACQALREICSNTGPAFLPYIEQSFDEIFKLVNYPQDDIRRASVEALQQFCISLYKVNTSESKQVLYKALQMFVPKCSELIRTDEERSVVMNCLDAYAVLLDEIKGEVFVGDGHREAIMNCVVDVLTMKTMCQDTDLGQGQSEANDDDTEAEQDELLLESAGDVIPKYAAAISPDDFACYFPNILKLLSGKTVKQNSVSQRSFAYGTLAECMKALDVYVERFVPDLLKMWLTGAKDSAEEVRNNAIFGLGEMVLHGKDRVFNYYNDILHALSQAVSKETHTGTLDNICGALAKMIFVNPGGLPLDQVFPAFLLKLPLRDDIQENEAVIKCFAALYQQGNPVLKQHLGDVVKVVVHVYYKEQTPNDETLQILKDFIRTLNRDFSQEFAHMVNSLGPEATESIHKLLST; encoded by the exons ATGGAGCAAATATTAGCCAAACTATTAGTGCCAAATAGCAACACGATCCTTCAG GGCACAAAAGAATTAAAAGAGGCATTCAAAAAGCCCGAAGCCATTCCAGCTTTATGTGAGGTGGTTGTCACTTCTTCAAATCCCCAAATCCGGCAATCAGCATCAGTGCTGCTTAGGAGAAAACTTGGCAAACGCAGGCAGTGGAACAAGCTGAATGCGGAAGTCAGGATTAG GATCAAACAAGGAATGCTACAGGCCTTGATGAATGAGCGGGAGAAGCTTGTAAAGAATGCTATAGCCCAATTTATAGGTGTAATTGGAAAGCATGAGTTTCCAGACAATAGTTGGCCTGaagttttacaatttataCATACCTTATGCAGCAGTGATAATAGTGTTGATAAAGAG ATGGGAATGTACACTCTCTCAATAATGACAGAGATGTCTCATAGCTCCTATATAGTCCATGCAGAATCatttgcaatactttttacaacCATTCTCAATGGGCTTTCTCATCCCAACACTAATTTAGCTTTCTATACAGTAGTGACAATGAAGAATTTAGTCCCTATTATCAGCGGACATCAACAG ATGGTTAATGTTTATCATCAACTATTGCCTCGAATCCTTGAAATCATCAACAGCTTTGTGACAGAAGATGAGAAAAAAGCTTGTGACACTTTTGAAATAGTTGAAGAGCTTATTGAGTATGCCATAGCTGTTGTAGCTCCCCATGTGAAGCTTATTATTGAGATGTGTCTTCACATTGGCAGCAATACTGGTATTCCTATGGTAGTGCAAATTAAGGCAATCAGCGTTATAG GTTGGTTAATACGGGCTAAAGGCAAGGTGgttcaaaaaaacaaactaattgAACCCATTATTGATGTTCTTATACGGTTAATGGCACAACAGCCAGATGATGATGGCAAAGAAGAGTATTTTCTGGGGGACCCTGACCAATTCACCTCTATAACTGTGGCTACTCAAACATTGGATTTAATCGCCTTACACATACCTGCTGATAAAGTGGTGCCTTATTTGCTGACTAAAGTTGAACCAGCGATACAGG GAGGGGACATTTACGCTCAAAAAGCGGCATATTTATCCCTCGCAGTTTTGGCCGAAGGCTGCGCTGAGCGAATTAGAACGAAATACTTAAATGAGTTTCTGAAATGTGTTTGTTCAGCTATTCACAACCCCAATAGTGTAGTCCGAAACGCTGTTTTCTTTGCTTTGGGGCAGTTTGCAGAACATTTGCAG CCAGAGATAAGTCAATACGCATCGGACTTGTTGCCAGTGCTCTTTGAATACTTAGGACAAATGCTGAAGCAAATTGAAGTGGAGAAGAAGGATCCCCCTAGTTTAGAGAGATTATTCTATGCGCTAGAAacattttgtgaaaatttggAAGACGAGCTAATGCCCTATTTGCCCACATTGATGGAAAGATTGTTTGTAGCTCTACATCCACAGTGTTCATCTATTCAGCTAAAACGAGTGGCGTTAAGCGCTCTCGGGGCTGCCGCCACCGCTGTTAAAGGAGGCATCATGCcctatttccaaaaaataattcaagtgCTAAATTTTTACATCAACTCAGACCCCAATTCTGAAATACATCAAATCCAGTGTTACGCCATTGAAACTTTAGCTGTAGTGGCCCAGTTTGTGGgggtagaaaattttaaacctttggCCACAGACACTCTTCATCTAGGCATGAGAATATTGGACCAAACTCAAGACCCTGACGTAAAAAAGAGTATCTATGCGCTTTTTGCTGCACTTGCCATTGTCATGAAGGAAGATTTGAGCCCAGTGTTGCCCAAAATAGTACAGGAGATGATCGAGAGCATTCAGAGCAGCGAAGGAATTGTCACTCACTATGATGAAGAGCAGAAAGAGGAGGTTGACGTGTATGGAGATTTGTCTGATGAGGAGGGAAATGGCGAGGAGGATATTGAGGGTAGTTCCACTGCTAGTGAAGATTCCACTCAGTGTCGGTACTCCGTAGAGAATTCCTATAATGAGGAGAAGGAGCTGGCTTGTCAGGCTTTGAGAGAGATTTGCTCAAACACTGG GCCAGCGTTCTTGCCCTACATCGAGCAGAGTTTCGACGAAATATTCAAACTAGTAAATTACCCCCAAGACGACATTCGAAGGGCTTCAGTGGAAGCCTTGCAGCAATTTTGCATTTCTCTCTACAAA GTAAACACCAGCGAGTCCAAACAAGTTCTTTACAAAGCCCTTCAGATGTTCGTTCCGAAATGCTCCGAGTTGATTAGAACGGACGAAGAAAGATCAGTGGTGATGAATTGCCTTGACGCTTACGCAGTCCTGTTAGACGAAATCAAGGGAGAAGTGTTCGTGGGGGATGGTCATCGGGAGGCGATAATGAACTGCGTGGTGGATGTGTTGACAATGAAGACTATGTGCCAAGACACAGATTTGGGGCAGGGACAAAGCGAGGCCAATGACGACGACACTGAGGCGGAGCAGGACGAGTTACTACTGGAGTCGGCCGGGGATGTTATCCCCAAGTATGCAGCTGCCATTTCCCCCGATGATTTCGCCTGTTATTTCCCCAACATTTTGAAACTCCTCTCTGGGAAAACT GTGAAGCAAAATAGTGTGAGTCAACGTTCCTTTGCTTACGGGACTTTGGCAGAATGCATGAAGGCCTTGGACGTCTACGTGGAACGTTTCGTGCCGGatttactgaaaatgtggTTGACTGGGGCGAAAGATTCGGCAGAAGAAGTGCGGAATAATGCTATTTTTGGCTTGGGAGAGATGGTCTTGCACGGCAAAGATCGAGTTTTCAA CTACTACAATGATATTCTGCACGCCTTGTCTCAAGCAGTGAGCAAAGAGACTCATACAGGGACTTTGGATAACATTTGCGGAGCTTTGgccaaaatgatttttgtcaACCCTGGAGGTTTGCCTTTGGATCAA GTCTTCCCAGCATTTTTGCTGAAACTACCCCTCCGGGATGATATCCAAGAAAACGAGGCTGTGATCAAGTGCTTTGCCGCGTTATACCAGCAGGGTAATCCCGTGTTGAAGCAGCATTTAGGGGACGTTGTCAAGGTGGTTGTGCATGTGTATTACAAAGAACAAACTCCAAATGATG AAACCctacaaattttaaaggattttatcaGAACTTTGAACAGGGATTTCAGCCAAGAGTTTGCACATATGGTGAACTCCTTAGGACCTGAAGCAACAGAATCAATACACAAGTTGCTCTCCACCTAG
- the abs gene encoding ATP-dependent RNA helicase abstrakt has protein sequence MAGIPGPPNKRYRIGDEEQKSDSENDNYVPYVPVKERKKQQLLKIGRLGLLKELDPSKSKPLSESELGADEEEDDQIWGRKNNIPLLDQHNELRKLAEAKKVSAVERQLKKEEEILEIVAEKKALMGVSELAKGIQYSDPIKTSWKPPRFVLALPQSRHDNIRHQLRILVEGKEIPPPLKSFRDMKLHEGIIDGLKEKNIKKPTPIQVQGIPTVLSGRDMIGIAFTGSGKTLVFVLPLIMFCLEQEVKMPFIKNEGPYGLIICPSRELAKQTFDIIQFFCEHLRKKSMPAIRTCLCIGGVPVNEAIETIQKGVHIMVATPGRLMDMLEKKIVKLSVCRYLCMDEADRMIDLGFEEDVRTIFSYFNGQRQTLLFSATMPKKIQNFARSALVKPITINVGRAGAASMNVTQEVEYVKQEAKIVYLLECLQKTQPPVLIFAEKKQDVDAIHEYLLLKGVEAVAIHGGKDQEERSKSVEAFRNHEKDVLVATDVASKGLDFPDIQHVINYDMPDDVENYVHRIGRTGRSANKGLATTFINKSNDEMVLLDLKHLLIEAKQKVPAFLIEICPDTEKYLEVGDERGCSYCGGLGHRITDCPKLEAQQNKQASNIGRRDYLSNTAADY, from the coding sequence ATGGCAGGCATTCCTGGCCCTCCGAACAAGCGCTACAGAATCGGAGATGAGGAACAAAAATCTGACTCTGAAAACGACAATTACGTGCCTTACGTACCAGTAAAGGAAAGAAAGAAGCAGCAATTGCTGAAAATTGGTCGCCTGGGGCTACTTAAAGAGTTGGATCCCAGCAAGTCAAAGCCTCTTAGTGAGAGTGAACTAGGAGCAGATGAAGAGGAAGACGATCAGATATGGGGTCGAAAGAATAATATTCCTCTGTTGGACCAACATAATGAACTACGAAAGCTTGCTGAGGCAAAAAAGGTCAGTGCAGTGGAGAGACAGTtgaagaaagaagaagaaatcttGGAAATTGTAGCAGAAAAAAAGGCTTTGATGGGTGTGAGTGAATTAGCAAAAGGAATTCAATATAGTGACCCTATAAAAACCAGTTGGAAGCCCCCCAGATTTGTGCTGGCACTGCCTCAGTCCCGACATGACAATATAAGGCACCAACTGAGAATCCTAGTAGAAGGCAAGGAAATTCCTCCACCATTAAAAAGCTTCAGAGATATGAAACTCCATGAAGGTATCATTGACGgactcaaagaaaaaaatataaaaaaacctaCCCCAATTCAAGTTCAAGGCATCCCTACGGTTCTGTCAGGCAGAGACATGATTGGCATAGCTTTTACAGGCTCAGGCAAAACTTTAGTTTTTGTCCTACCATTAATAATGTTCTGTCTAGAACAAGAAGTAAAAATgccttttatcaaaaatgaggGCCCTTATGGGCTAATAATCTGTCCCTCACGAGAACTTGCAAAGCAAACTTTCGATATTATTCAATTCTTCTGTGAACAcctaaggaaaaaatccatGCCAGCAATTCGAACTTGCCTCTGCATTGGAGGAGTGCCCGTTAATGAGGCCATTGAAACCATCCAGAAAGGAGTGCATATAATGGTGGCTACCCCTGGAAGGTTAATGGACATGctggaaaagaaaattgtaaaactctCAGTGTGCAGATATTTGTGCATGGATGAAGCTGATAGGATGATAGATTTAGGGTTTGAAGAAGACGTTAGGACCATTTTTTCATACTTCAATGGACAAAGGCAGACGCTCCTGTTCTCAGCCACAATGCCCAAAAAAATCCAGAACTTTGCTCGCTCAGCTTTAGTAAAACCCATCACCATTAATGTAGGAAGAGCTGGAGCTGCCTCAATGAATGTAACTCAGGAAGTGGAGTATGTCAAACAAGAGGCTAAGATTGTGTATCTGCTAGAGTGTTTACAAAAAACTCAACCTCCTGTATTGATATTTGCAGAGAAGAAACAGGATGTTGATGCAATTCATGagtatttgttattaaaaggAGTGGAAGCTGTGGCTATTCACGGGGGTAAAGACCAGGAAGAGCGCTCAAAGTCAGTGGAGGCTTTCAGAAACCATGAAAAAGACGTGCTTGTAGCCACAGATGTTGCCTCAAAAGGACTGGATTTCCCGGATATTCAGCACGTAATAAACTACGATATGCCGGATGATGTTGAGAATTACGTTCATAGAATTGGACGTACTGGACGATCAGCAAATAAAGGATTAGCCACTACTTTTATCAACAAATCAAACGATGAGATGGTGCTGCTGGATCTCAAGCACTTGCTCATAGAGGCCAAGCAAAAAGTACCGGCGTTCCTCATTGAAATTTGCCCTGATACTGAGAAGTACCTGGAGGTGGGCGACGAGAGGGGCTGCAGCTATTGCGGAGGATTGGGACATAGGATTACGGATTGTCCCAAGTTAGAAGCGCAGCAGAACAAACAGGCTTCAAATATCGGCAGAAGGGACTATTTGTCTAATACTGCAGCTGATTATTAG
- the LOC136411698 gene encoding forkhead box protein F1-like, with translation MMKEQQLVEVGGGVSIQQHLGQLQLHHPSVISLNEAATSVQQQQQQQQQHSNVSPESAASTEDQKPSSSDKKSGIRRQEKPPYSYIALIVMAIQHSPAKRLTLSEIYSFLQQRFPFFRGSYQGWKNSVRHNLSLNECFIKLPKGLGRPGKGHYWTIDPASEYMFEEGSFRRRPRGFRRKCQAMKPQYHPGTFFANNMPSMVNQATGYEHQGLVQTQDYSTCSYNAPSPQVTSVSGGHYGNYEYPAVYQQQCERDWGTNASLLTSPYADGTAISSSYLKAPLSPVQENQDTPPPPVDNYYQYGVISTSVTENLMRPASNGMQQCDRKPYVASPHSTTLPPSLPSPPTSNTPHSFYETPVKYGM, from the exons ATGATGAAGGAACAGCAGTTGGTCGAGGTCGGCGGCGGTGTTAGCATCCAGCAACATCTCGGTCAGCTACAGTTGCACCATCCCAGCGTCATATCACTGAACGAGGCGGCCACATCCGtccagcagcagcagcagcagcagcagcagcataGCAATGTTTCCCCCGAAAGCGCGGCCTCGACTGAGGACCAAAAACCCAGTTCATCGGATAAAAAGAGCGGCATTCGAAGGCAGGAGAAGCCCCCCTATTCTTATATCGCCCTCATAGTTATGGCAATCCAACATTCACCGGCCAAAAGACTCACTTTAAGTGAAATCTACTCGTTTCTCCAGCAGCGCTTCCCTTTCTTCAGGGGCAGCTACCAGGGATGGAAAAACTCGGTGAGGCACAATCTCTCCCTCAACGAGTGCTTCATCAAGCTCCCCAAAGGACTAGGGCGGCCTGGAAAGGGTCACTACTGGACAATAGACCCCGCCAGCGAATATATGTTCGAAGAAGGTTCCTTCCGACGGCGTCCTCGCGGGTTCAGGCGCAAGTGTCAGGCTATGAAGCCTCAATACCATCCAGGAACCTTTTTCGCCAACAACATGCCTTCGATGGTGAATCAGGCCACGGGATACGAACACCAAGGGCTGGTGCAAACGCAGGATTACTCCACATGCTCCTATAACGCTCCCTCGCCCCAGGTGACGTCAGTGTCCGGGGGACATTACGGGAACTATGAGTACCCTGCGGTGTATCAGCAACAGTGCGAGCGCGATTGGGGGACGAACGCGAGCCTGTTAACTTCGCCCTATGCGGACGGGACCGCTATTTCCAGTAGCTATCTAAAAGCACCCCTCAGTCCAGTGCAGGAGAACCAGGACACACCACCGCCGCCCGTAGATAACTACTATCAGTACGGGGTTATTTCTACGTCTGTAACGGAGAATT tgATGAGGCCGGCTAGCAATGGCATGCAACAGTGCGATAGAAAACCCTACGTGGCATCGCCGCATTCGACTACTCTGCCGCCATCTTTGCCTTCGCCTCCCACTTCCAATACCCCGCACTCTTTCTACGAGACTCCCGTCAAATATGGCATGTAA